The following are encoded in a window of Streptomyces sp. 11x1 genomic DNA:
- a CDS encoding PQQ-dependent sugar dehydrogenase has product MVQRRVVTAALAAAVLLVTTGCSSEDGEKPDAAGSSPPSSSSAGSSPPDRAADEAPPAKGSVKVVRTVAEDLDTPWGLAPLPEGGLLVSSRDEATISRIDEKTGKRTELGEVPGVAPAGEGGLMGIAVSPEYASDHMIYAYFTSESDNRIVRMLYDPEKPAGEQLGAPDTILRGIPKGTNHNGGRLAFGPDRMLYASTGERYEGPLAQDKKSLGGKILRMTPEGQPAPGNPFDDSVVYSYGHRNVQGLAWDSEQRLFASEFGQNTWDELNHIRPGGNYGWPEVEGEGGESGYVDPVAVWSTEEASPSGIAIAEGSVWMAGLRGQRLWRIPLDGTETAAEPQAFLEGDHGRLRTVVSAGGDRLWLVTSETDGRGSPEEGDDKILELEVT; this is encoded by the coding sequence ATGGTGCAACGTCGAGTGGTGACGGCCGCGTTGGCCGCAGCCGTGCTCCTGGTGACGACCGGCTGCTCCTCCGAGGACGGAGAGAAGCCGGACGCGGCAGGCAGCTCACCCCCGAGCAGCAGCAGTGCCGGTTCGTCCCCACCCGACCGGGCGGCGGACGAGGCGCCCCCGGCGAAGGGCTCGGTGAAGGTCGTCCGCACCGTCGCCGAGGATCTCGACACCCCCTGGGGCCTCGCGCCCCTCCCCGAGGGCGGCCTCCTCGTCTCCTCCCGTGACGAGGCCACGATCAGCAGAATCGACGAGAAGACCGGCAAGCGGACCGAGCTCGGCGAGGTGCCCGGCGTCGCCCCGGCGGGCGAGGGCGGCCTCATGGGCATCGCCGTCTCCCCGGAGTACGCCTCCGACCACATGATCTACGCGTACTTCACCTCGGAGTCCGACAACCGCATCGTGCGGATGCTGTACGACCCCGAGAAGCCGGCCGGCGAACAGCTCGGCGCCCCCGACACCATCCTCCGCGGCATCCCCAAGGGCACCAACCACAACGGCGGCCGCCTCGCCTTCGGCCCCGACCGGATGCTGTACGCGAGCACGGGCGAACGGTACGAGGGCCCCCTGGCCCAGGACAAGAAGTCCCTCGGCGGCAAGATCCTCCGTATGACCCCGGAGGGACAGCCCGCTCCGGGCAACCCCTTCGACGACTCCGTCGTCTACTCCTACGGCCACCGCAACGTCCAGGGCCTCGCATGGGACTCCGAACAGCGCCTGTTCGCCTCGGAGTTCGGCCAGAACACCTGGGACGAGCTGAACCACATCCGCCCCGGAGGGAACTACGGCTGGCCGGAGGTGGAGGGTGAGGGCGGCGAGTCCGGCTATGTCGATCCGGTGGCCGTGTGGAGCACGGAGGAGGCCTCCCCGAGCGGGATCGCCATAGCGGAGGGTTCGGTCTGGATGGCGGGCCTGCGCGGCCAGCGGCTGTGGCGCATCCCCCTCGACGGCACCGAGACCGCCGCCGAGCCGCAGGCCTTCCTGGAGGGCGACCACGGCCGACTCCGCACCGTGGTCTCCGCCGGCGGTGACAGGCTCTGGCTGGTGACCAGCGAGACGGACGGCCGTGGTTCCCCGGAGGAGGGCGACGACAAGATCCTGGAGCTGGAGGTGACGTAG
- a CDS encoding DUF6191 domain-containing protein — MFNAFEELFAPGRKHTRDEENRLALTREDVGDNDPGRGPIDLASGKVVVRPPEPVEKEAESGTAAEE, encoded by the coding sequence GTGTTCAACGCTTTCGAGGAACTGTTCGCACCTGGCCGCAAGCACACCCGTGACGAGGAGAACCGGCTGGCACTGACCCGCGAGGACGTCGGGGACAACGATCCGGGACGCGGACCGATAGACCTCGCGTCCGGGAAGGTCGTCGTACGCCCGCCCGAGCCCGTGGAAAAGGAGGCCGAGTCCGGCACGGCAGCCGAGGAGTAG
- a CDS encoding AAA family ATPase, with translation MLGAVETRSVSPVFVGRTDELKVLREALTRADGGAANAAGNGGDGEIGGGGGGGPQALLLGGEAGVGKTRLVEEFTGEAARGGAVVALGGCVEIGADGLPYAPFSTALRALRRSLPDELATAAAGQEQELARLLPELGETPRARHDEEGTARLFELTARLLERLAADRTIVLVLEDLHWADASTRHLLSYLLRTLRTGRLVVLATYRSDDIHRRHPLRPLLAELDRLRTVRRVELRRFNRAEVGHQLAGILATEPEPERVDEIFDRSDGNAFFVEELAVAVHDGGCPGLTDSLRDLLLVRVERLPEDAQRIARIVAEGGSTVEYALLAAVAGLPEDDLIEALRAAVGANILLAAPGGDGYRFRHSLVREAVSDDLLPGERSRLNRRYAEALEADPALVPTDGRATRLASYWYHAHDAAKALPAVLDASAEARSRHAHAEQLRLLERAMELWDTAPEPVRASLRPVDYTEVYPPCGCDPATTPLHYLDLMAEAAVAGRLCGERERAMRITRRALDLLADGGDPLRTAWFWVQRSMLTEGLARGDGWKELATAQELVRGLPPSEVHAEVLSRVAGWSMLHAPGPDALSDAQRAVDYARMVGAEDIELNARLTLGGLMVDAGDVETGIEVMEEVRRRALERGPAAVVGRSYVNIPSCLEGIGRSQEAVRLLKEGIDVTRRRGLLESEAWVWGNLAESLLSLGRWDEALEAVRKAQNVVSSHKPRGLSTLIHASVALARGDVAAARGQLAAARGHYGHHNPMPQNDLPLSFLALGIAAAEGRLMDARTELTRVLDTGFAVGTQRYAWPLLLTAATAEADTRALAATGPGRAEVLDRIFTAVRKLTTDSPIWLAHECWVRAELQRAEGTTAPDVWSDVVTAFEPLERPYDLARVRHRLAEALLADGTDDEARDRATELLRLAAAVADHLGARPLADEVALLARRARLALSRAPEPALTPADPVAALGLTDREDDVLRLVAAGRTNRQIAEELFISPKTASVHVSNILAKLGVSSRGEAAAVAHRVGLAPAGAGERLAAR, from the coding sequence ATGCTCGGCGCTGTGGAGACCAGGTCCGTCAGTCCGGTGTTCGTGGGGCGTACCGACGAACTGAAGGTGTTGCGCGAGGCATTGACCCGCGCCGATGGAGGCGCCGCGAACGCGGCGGGGAACGGGGGAGACGGGGAAATCGGGGGCGGCGGGGGCGGCGGCCCGCAGGCACTGCTGCTCGGCGGGGAGGCCGGGGTCGGCAAGACCCGCCTGGTCGAGGAGTTCACCGGGGAGGCCGCGCGCGGGGGCGCGGTCGTCGCCCTCGGCGGCTGCGTGGAGATCGGTGCCGACGGCCTGCCCTACGCACCCTTCTCCACCGCGCTGCGCGCCCTGCGCCGCAGCCTGCCCGACGAACTGGCCACCGCGGCCGCCGGCCAGGAACAGGAACTGGCCCGGCTGCTGCCCGAGTTGGGCGAGACCCCGCGCGCACGGCACGACGAGGAGGGCACCGCGCGCCTCTTCGAACTCACCGCCCGCCTGCTGGAACGCCTCGCCGCCGACCGCACGATCGTCCTCGTCCTGGAGGACCTGCACTGGGCCGACGCCTCCACCCGCCACCTCCTCTCCTACCTCCTGCGCACGCTGCGCACCGGCCGCCTCGTCGTCCTCGCCACCTACCGATCCGACGACATCCACCGCCGCCACCCGCTGCGCCCCCTCCTCGCCGAACTCGACCGCCTGCGCACCGTCCGTCGCGTCGAACTGCGCCGCTTCAACCGCGCCGAGGTCGGCCACCAACTCGCCGGCATCCTCGCCACCGAACCCGAACCGGAGCGCGTGGACGAGATCTTCGACCGCTCCGACGGCAACGCCTTCTTCGTCGAGGAACTCGCCGTCGCCGTCCACGACGGCGGCTGCCCCGGCCTCACCGACTCCCTGCGCGACCTGCTCCTCGTCCGCGTCGAACGGCTCCCCGAGGACGCCCAGCGGATCGCCCGCATCGTCGCCGAGGGCGGTTCCACCGTGGAGTACGCCCTGCTCGCCGCCGTCGCCGGGCTCCCCGAGGACGACCTCATCGAGGCCCTGCGCGCTGCCGTCGGCGCCAACATCCTGCTCGCCGCCCCCGGCGGCGACGGCTACCGCTTCCGCCACTCCCTGGTCCGCGAGGCCGTCAGCGACGACCTGCTGCCCGGCGAACGCTCCCGCCTCAACCGCCGCTACGCCGAGGCCCTGGAGGCCGACCCGGCCCTCGTCCCCACCGACGGCCGTGCCACCCGCCTGGCCAGCTACTGGTACCACGCCCACGACGCCGCCAAGGCCCTGCCCGCCGTCCTCGACGCCTCCGCCGAGGCCCGCTCCCGGCACGCCCACGCCGAGCAACTACGCCTCCTGGAGCGGGCGATGGAGCTGTGGGACACCGCCCCCGAACCCGTACGAGCCTCCCTCCGCCCCGTCGACTACACCGAGGTCTACCCGCCCTGCGGCTGCGACCCCGCCACCACCCCGCTGCACTACCTCGACCTCATGGCCGAGGCCGCGGTCGCCGGACGGCTGTGCGGAGAGCGGGAACGGGCCATGCGGATCACCCGGCGCGCACTGGACCTGCTCGCGGACGGGGGCGACCCGCTGCGCACCGCCTGGTTCTGGGTCCAGCGCTCCATGCTGACCGAGGGTCTCGCCCGGGGCGACGGCTGGAAGGAACTCGCCACCGCCCAGGAACTCGTCCGCGGACTGCCGCCCTCCGAGGTGCACGCCGAGGTGCTCTCCCGGGTGGCCGGCTGGTCCATGCTGCACGCCCCCGGCCCCGACGCCCTCTCCGACGCCCAGCGCGCCGTCGACTACGCCCGCATGGTGGGCGCCGAGGACATCGAGCTCAACGCCCGCCTCACCCTCGGCGGCCTGATGGTCGACGCCGGTGACGTCGAGACGGGCATCGAGGTGATGGAGGAGGTCCGCCGCCGGGCCCTCGAACGCGGCCCCGCCGCCGTCGTCGGCCGCTCCTATGTGAACATTCCGTCCTGCCTGGAGGGCATCGGACGCTCTCAGGAAGCCGTGCGCCTGCTGAAGGAAGGCATCGACGTCACCCGACGCCGCGGCCTGCTGGAGTCCGAGGCCTGGGTCTGGGGCAACCTCGCCGAGTCCCTGCTCTCCCTGGGCCGCTGGGACGAGGCCCTGGAAGCGGTGCGGAAGGCCCAGAACGTCGTCTCCAGCCACAAGCCCCGAGGCCTCAGCACCCTCATCCACGCCTCCGTCGCCCTCGCCCGCGGCGACGTCGCCGCGGCCCGCGGCCAACTGGCCGCCGCCCGCGGCCATTACGGTCACCACAACCCCATGCCCCAGAACGACCTGCCGCTCTCCTTCCTCGCCCTCGGCATCGCCGCCGCCGAGGGCCGACTCATGGACGCCCGCACGGAACTGACCCGCGTCCTCGACACCGGCTTCGCCGTCGGCACCCAGCGCTACGCCTGGCCCCTGCTGCTCACCGCCGCCACCGCCGAGGCCGACACCCGCGCCCTGGCGGCCACCGGGCCCGGCCGCGCCGAGGTCCTCGACCGGATCTTCACCGCGGTCAGGAAGCTCACCACCGACTCACCGATCTGGCTCGCCCACGAGTGCTGGGTGCGAGCCGAACTCCAGCGCGCCGAGGGCACGACGGCCCCCGACGTCTGGTCCGACGTCGTCACCGCCTTCGAGCCCCTGGAGCGGCCCTACGACCTCGCCCGCGTCCGGCACCGCCTCGCCGAGGCCCTGCTGGCCGACGGCACCGACGACGAGGCCCGGGACCGCGCGACGGAACTCCTGCGGCTGGCCGCCGCCGTCGCCGACCATCTCGGCGCCCGCCCCCTCGCCGACGAGGTCGCCCTCCTCGCCCGCCGGGCCCGCCTCGCCCTGAGCCGCGCCCCCGAGCCGGCTCTCACCCCCGCCGACCCCGTGGCCGCGCTCGGCCTCACCGACCGGGAGGACGACGTCCTCCGCCTGGTGGCCGCCGGCCGCACCAACCGCCAGATAGCCGAGGAACTCTTCATCTCCCCGAAGACGGCGAGCGTCCACGTCTCCAACATCCTCGCCAAGCTCGGCGTCTCCAGCAGGGGCGAGGCGGCGGCGGTGGCCCATCGTGTCGGACTGGCTCCGGCGGGGGCCGGAGAACGGCTGGCAGCGCGATGA